The Lycium barbarum isolate Lr01 chromosome 10, ASM1917538v2, whole genome shotgun sequence genome includes a region encoding these proteins:
- the LOC132613827 gene encoding protein EARLY RESPONSIVE TO DEHYDRATION 15-like: protein MALVSGGRSTLNPNAPLFIPSYVRQVEDFSPEWWNLVTTATWFRDYWTSQHEGEEFGDDDLGFAGNDVADLLPENIDLDVDEDILNMEAQFEEFLQSSESGQQGIKSSLSGVNGLPKGSEALIRTLSMPKPKSPIEPPKYFEKPAKIVSPKNSLRRIQQPR from the exons ATGGCGTTAGTTTCTGGAGGAAGGTCGACACTGAATCCGAATGCACCTCTCTTCATCCCATCTTATGTGCGTCAAGTGGAGGACTTTTCACCCGAATGGTGGAATTTGGTAACGACTGCAACATGGTTCCGCGACTATTGGACGAGCCAGCATGAGGGAGAGGAATTTGGCGACGATGATCTTGGGTTTGCAGGAAATGATGTTGCTGACTTGCTTCCCGAAAATATTGATCTTGATGTTGATGAGGATATTTTGAACATGGAAGCTCAGTTTGAAGAATTTCTTCAGTCATCCGAAAGTGGGCAACAAGGAATCAAGTCATCGCTCTCTGGTGTCAATG GCTTACCTAAGGGTTCTGAGGCACTCATAAGGACACTGAGCATGCCAAAACCAAAATCTCCTATCGAGCCTCCAAAGTACTTCGAGAAGCCAGCAAAGATCGTTAGCCCAAAGAACAGCCTTCGCCGCATCCAGCAGCCTCGTTGA